The region GTGTGTGGTCCCAAACGCCGGGTTCAGAAAGCTCTCCCACTCAGCTGCAGCGGAATATGACGCGTGTTTAGTTCCTGCGTGTTTCATCTGGAAAGTCATGTGGTCTGAGCGAGACCTCACTCTCAGCTGATGCTTCTCCCACCTCGGCATCAGCAGCGGGACTTTATCTCGGCGCCTTTTCAGAGGCGGCAATTAGCAAGTGAGGAGGGTCTCCGAAGATACCCGAGATGACGGTCTGATCCGACCATTTGTTTCTTATCTGcttgctttattgttttttaatttgcaaatttatttgaGGAACAGATTCTGGGCTTGCCAGCACCAGGCGTCAAtcctctctccccccccccccccccccccccccccagggGGTGGAGGCTGAAGCCGAGGTGAGAGTCTCCAGGTGGTTTTCCGTGGATCCAGTATGAGCAGTGGAGCCATAAAACACCTTTAAAGTTTCTCCAAGGAGGACGTGTCTTATCATACTGGATATCTCCCGCATCATTTgcacttaaaataataaaccttACAGTTTTCATACATGGCAGGAAAGTGATTTATAAAAAGTGAGcttgggaaagaaaaacaacaacaaacgtTTCTCCGGCTGAGTCGTGTTATAGGAAAGATAAAGTGTCTGCCATGTCAGATTCCCACAAGCCAGCGCTGAACGCTCCATGTacagcaaaaaaccaaaaaaaacccaaatcagcaggcactcaCAGTGAGCTGATAAGCTGTGATCCATGGAGCTCTGGCTTTCATCAgacatatttatttctctgaTCCAGTGCACCTACAGAGGAACAATCCACGCTGAGAATTAATGCAACGGCTCCTTGTTATCGCCGCTTTAAAGGCTGTTTTATGCAGAGATTATCCTTCCTAAATGTGCTGTAAAGAATTCACAAATCTCCTCAagctttcctttttattttttctctccacagaatAATTCCTCACAGCTGTTTGGGGATCTGATTACAGCTgtttggtggtggtggtggggggtggAGGGcctggcaaaagtattcactccctTCAACCTTTTTCTCGTTTTAGTATTTTATGTGGCAGATCAATACAAAATTATTGAATGGCAATGATATGGTTTTCAGatattattacaaataaaaaaactaaaagtattgttatttttgtcatcAGTCATGTAATGCAGttaaaacactttcattttcatctttttttctcataCTATGCATTTTCCCCCCCACTTTCTTTCTCATTTATAATAAACCatatcaacaaaaacacactatGTACCATAAATACTTAAAGGACAGCACTGGACTCCATTTGTGATACGTCTCAACAATTTGCTTTGCTTAACTTGATTTGTTTACACTACaatacaaaaatgaatgaatgaatgaatgaatgaattaaaaataaacagaatctgaaaagtgtggactGGAAAGGTATTCAGTATAATTTGCTgtataataatattttcattggAGTCATagcaaaaatatctttaaaattttctggactttaactaaattttcccttttttaagcatcttttagtttttaaaattacataatttgtacttaaaatgcaccaaaaaaaatcaattacagaCCTCTAGTCTGCTGCTATGACGCAATCAGTGGTGAAGGTGGGTGAGCATGTTGTGCCAGCAGATCCACTGTAAGGAAACGTAAAaacgaaaaaagaaaagttgaaggCGGTGTCAATGCgaagtttccttttgtttttgttgcagacCCGTGTGTTTGCTTGTCCTTTTGTTCTGCAAATCTCTTCGCAGACTTGAGAAGTAGAGTCACAGCGCTCATTTTGCGCTGTCGccgcttatttatttatttattttaatccaatCTTCAAGGGGAGAAAAGGAAAAGCGCGACGCGATTGCGATCCCTCTCAGCCTTAACTCTGATTTCGTCGTTTTGCCTTTTTACGTATTAAGGGTCGAACACTCACAGATAAAAAGTGATAAGTGACAGCTGCAAAATGTGGCGCAACTTGCGGTTTTAACAGCCCTTTAGCGCCGGTGATTGTGATGGAAAACGAGGAGGTTAAGATGTCCAGACCTGTTCCAGGACCAGAGACGCCTTTCCTTTTCAAACGAAATCATGGAGCAAATTAAGCTGTAAAGAAACCTTTATATTGAATTAAGACAAGTTGATAAAATCTTGGAGAAGATGACAACTCCACATTTCCTAAAAAGGAAAGTCCCCTAATATACACCAAAGAGATTCTGTGGATCAGCTGACCTGTTGATATGTTGTTATTGTTGggaaatatttgcagtttttactttaaacattGATAGAAAGTTATTATTCTGTCATATCTGTTGatgtcatttatatttttctgattttttcccACAGGAACATATTGGTAAATTGCAGAAATTagggataataaaaaaatggaattcAGTTCATGATCTAAAGCAATCCATATTTTAAGATTTGAAGGACTACACTGTGTCTGTTTTGAGTTAACTTCTGCATGATAAACTGGTAgtggaaaattttatttatattatcaTAAAAGGTGGTAATATTGGCacttttgaattaattttgaaCATCAAATGACCTGCCTAATACAGCGTTTATTGGTGGAGCTTCATTTTGATGTGAATGGGTCTGATTTTCCACTGACATGGGGGATGTTTTGCCATGGCACCTGAAGTCAATCAAAAactgctgttttcatttttattaaagacctagacagaaaaaaaataggaagaGGGAGTTATtgtgttctctctcttttctgtcAATTTTGATTGCTTTAGATATCTAGTTGACACTAAGACGGGAAAGCTAGGTCAGAAAGggaagtgggaaaaaaagtaaatttagtTCACAACCGTTCAAATGATCTCCTGACCTCAAGTACCTCATCACGACGGCCGTAGGACAAATATACAAAGCAGAGTCTTTCCTATCTGTGAATTTCTGGATGAGCatctgacaaaaatgtgaaattaaaaaaaacatctgaatttaaaaactgaagtcAGTTTTGAAGAGTTTTTGTGAACTCAGAGGTTTTGTGAACATAAAAAGAGTCtgatcctgtttttttttttgccagtggTAGACAGAACTGGATGCATTCATACTGactttttgtttatgttgaCAGTACCCCTTGGttctgttaaaaagaaaaaacaacacagcagaaCTTTTTGCAACTTTACAAAATACATTATAGACTAACCGCTGTCCCCATCTTATTATCTAGAAACTTATATTTAACTTAACTTCattgacaactttttttttgccaagtatttctttcatttcctctACAGCGCAGTGTTCGCTTTGCAGATGTAGAAATGCAGTCAGCGTCTGCAGGGGACTGCAGCAGGGCTCCTTGTCCTGCAGGCAGAGTGAAGGGCTGTGCCAGAAGAGGTGAGAGAGCGGGGCAGAGGGAGAGGGGGAGAGCTGATAGATGTTTTACTGTTGGGGGAAGTTAGGGAGGAGGGGTGGGGCTGGGGGTCGCTCTGGGAGGGAACCAGGGGTGTAGAGGGCCGAGTTTAAAAAGGCAGACAGCGCCAGCAGCCTCTCACTCTCAGTCGCCCTTTGCTCCTCCAGCAGAGCAGCAGacctttttctgttgttgctgttgttgctcaGATTCTCTCCACTGGGAACTGTACTGGACTTTTACCTCTGTTGAGGATTTTTTGGTTCGGTTTTGGCACTGCATCATGGAATCCACCACTGTGGAATATGCAGACACTTACGAATATTACGATGACAATGAAACTGCCTGTGATTTCTCGGAGTGGGAGCCCTCTTACTCCCTCATCCCCGTGCTCTACATGCTGATTTTCATCCTGGGCCTGTCGGGCAACGGTGTGGTCATCTTCACCGTGTGGAGATCCAAGTCCAAGCGCCGGGCTGCAGACGTCTACATCGGGAACCTGGCCCTCGCTGACCTCACTTTCGTCGTAACCCTGCCTCTCTGGGCTGTGTACACGGCTTTGGGCTACCACTGGCCATTTGGCGTGGCTCTGTGCAAGATAAGCAGCTATATTGTTCTGGTCAACATGTACGCCAGCGTCTTCTGCCTGACCTGCCTGAGTTTTGACCGCTACCTGGCCATCGTGCACTCCCTGTCCAGCAACAAGCTGCGCTCCAGGGGCACCATGCTGGCATCCCTCGGCGCCATTTGGTTGCTGTCCGGGATCCTGTCTCTGCCCACGCTGCTCTTCAGGACCACCATGCAAGACCTCAACAATCAGACCATATGCGCCATGGACTTCAGCCTGGTGACCATAAACCAAGGCCACGAGAACCTGTGGATCGCTGGACTCAGCCTCTCCTCATCTGCCTTGGGGTTTCTCCTGCCCTTTCTGGCTATGACCATCTTCTACTGCTTCATCGGCTGCACCGTCACACGCCACTTCAACAATCTGCGCAAGGAGGACCAGAAGAAGAAGCGCCTGCTCAAGATCATCACCACCCTGGTGGTGGTGTTTGCCATCTGCTGGATTCCGTTCCACGTGCTGAAGAGCCTGGACGCCCTCTCCTACCTGAACCTGGCCCCGAACTCCTGTGGCGTAGTGCGCTTCGTGCTGCTGGCTCACCCCTACGCCACCTGCCTGGCCTACGTCAACAGCTGCCTCAACCCGTTCCTGTATGCCTTCTTCGACCTGCGCTTCCGCTCCCAGTGCTTGTGCCTGCTCAACCTGAAGAAGGCCATGCACGGCCAGATGAGCTCCATGTCGTCCACTCTCAGTGCCCAGACTCAGAAATCGGAGATCCAGTCTCTGGCAACCAAGGTTTAGAGACCGAGGCACGGAAGCGTGGCTGCAGGACAGTCCCAGCTGGAACCACTGGAACACTTGTCAGAATGAAGACTGCATGTGCTGGTTGTTTAAAGCTGGTGAAGGAGGCATGGTGAACTTTGAACTTTTCACTGCCTTCAGTCATGAATTCCAATGTGTATCCCTCCTGTTCTGCAACGAGAATTTGATTCTGTGTGTGTCGTCCTGACTTATAAAGCCAGAGCCAGCTGGCTGAGCTCTTCGGCTGCTCTGGTCCTCAGATtcatatatagagagagagggaaaaaaaatagaaaagtatatttttttgttttcttgtctccACAAGAGGTATAATTTGTGAACTGAAACCTATATACACTGGATGAAACATATGGCCGTACAGTATTTTCATACCCTTCTGTCGTCCACATCTCTAGCCGTTGTGTTTTCTAAGCACTTGTCGGGATTTAGTGAGCTGGGAGATCAAACGGAAAGCCTGGTGGCAGAGGGAGGGAGGCGTAAGAGGAGAAAAGGTGTTGCAGCTTAATTATATAGTTTgcgaagaagaaaaaaaaaaacaaggtgtGGGGTGGAAGGTGGGAGGGGGGCAGTAGAAAGGCAGATGGTGGTTGACAAATGTTGTGGAACAGGAGCGGGTGGAGTGGGGGTTTTTCTTGGTGTAGTCGCGGCACTAAAAGTGGGGAAATGCAAGCTGATGtatatgttgtatttttttgaaCACTGTAACTAACTACTGCATTAAAGACATGTGCTCCAAAGCTGGACTCCTCTGACtcaatgagtgtgtgtgtgtgcgcgagTGTTTTATAAGTGTGTAATATTACAAAGAAGGGAACGTTCTGATAGCAAATGTGAATATTTAACCTGCAGTTTCATTACCCAGGCCTGTTATTTCAGTGTCAAGTATCCCCCCCCCCAAAGGATCAAAGCTTTGTTATGAATTAGCCTTGCGTTGGGTTTACACCTTCAGACTAATAGATCTCTAATCTCTATTGATTCACGGCCAGTATCCAGACTGTAACCGGATTATGCAAAGCAGGATCCATCCTGCGTTTGTGTATTCGATACTCAGTTGTGATTTCTACCTAACTATGGGGCTTTAACTGTTTGATGACACAGTCCTGTGGGTTTCCATTAAGGGCTTCTACAGGTCTAAAACCAGAAGGAGCGGCGGATTCATGTGTTCTCAATTATAGAGGCAACTGACAAATTAAAAGCTCCTCAAAGTGCTTAAAAGTTGtccaaaacagttttttgttttttttttgcaatcactACAAATCTAAACATCAAGATTATCCAAAACCCAAATGTTCACAGCATAATAGATTAATTACCAGTGAGCAACTCCTCTTGGGTGTCCTTTGATTTGATAGCGATGAGTCCTGTTGGACATAATTACCATTTAAGACATGGCACAGGCAGGGGGGAAGCGGGACTCTGATCTTGGCAGAAGCTGGCCTGGAGAACAAGTCAATATTTGTCCCTGCTGACAGGGGATGGCAGTTAGagcgagagaaagagagggCGGGGTGGGGGTACCGCAGATGCTGCAACGTGCagagtttcaaaacaaaacaaacaaaaaaaaaacacagactggGGCAGAGAGGTGAGAAAGCTGCGCAAGAAACACATTGTGCTCCACAACTCTAGAAGTCTCAGCATGTGCGAAGCAGAGAAAACGTGAAGCCTCAGGATTGATTGTGTCTCGGCGGTGGGTCAGATCGTGTGTTACTCCTACTCCGTTTTGGTATAGAGTGGAGCAGATTTGATCTCTAGGTAGACCACAGGAGGGTTACAGTGATGGATGCAGGAGCTGCAGCATATTTATCACGTGCATGTAAAGAATGCAGACCGCTCCGACACGCATTTCTTCTGAGTCCCATCAGACACCTCTTACTCCAACAAATGGAAGTTAGTAATAAGAATCCAGCTTGCATACTGAATATTCATACcacacaagaaacaaaagaaaaaacccacAAATCATCTGATATCTGAATATAAATGTAGATGCAAGCAAAGCGAAATAGGGACGGGTTAGTCATGCATGTCGAACTGGTCAGACATGTTGAGATGACCCGGCCTGACAGCTTGTCTGATGCAGTTAGCAAACAAGTTCGCCTTGGGAAAATCCACTCAAAACGCCAGCTGACCAAAGCACCAGGGGTCCTTGGGGGACAACGGCGCCACAGAAACCACTATTGCGTTGGGTCGCAGAGTTCATCTAAATGTTGTCTGCGCCCGTTTGCGCCCCGGGGGTCTGTTCCTGTTATGTGTGCCGGGAGTTTGGATTGGTTCATGTTCATTTTCCTACAGAAATTCTGCCGGTCCATGGCTGTTATCactatttaatttctaaattcaAGTTAAATAACAGTTTTAGCCTTTTGCATGCAATAAATAACACATGTCACATTTACTTTAGGCTACCTTGAGTCACACACATAAAGGGATATTCCAAAGGTTTTGAAGTGAgactctttttttgtctttttcggtttattttcagaataaaaataaagcaaaatacaTGGCAGTATGACTCCAACTTTGCTAATTTTAGTGTAAACGCCCAAAACATTCTGTTGTAAGATTGTAAGAAGTTAATATCTCACTTTGGGTAGATAACTTGTTTTTGGTGTCTTCATTTAGTCTAACTCCATACTATTTGATCCTTTCCAAGACAACAACATTTTACTCTTGATAGGAAATAGAAGAGATATAAGAGAATCTCAACTTAAAAATCTTAGACTATCACTTTAATGGTTGCAAGACTAGAAGCAGAATGTCTTCTTTTTGAAACCTTTTCTAAACAAACTTCAATAATTTACCTAATTTATTATTCTGATGTCTTTTTCATTTAGTTCACTTgttgctatataaataaaacttcttcttctttgtgaaaTAGAATAAGACACTCTCGAGCTCAAGACAAGACACAACAAAACCCTTTAAATGTCGGGTTTCCAGTCACGCTGTCGACAAGTTAATAAATATAACCTGTCTGTTTTCCCTTAATTTCACCGTCAGTCGGTGTCTCCAAAGTGCAGAAGAAATGAATCAGCCCTCACAGGTGCCTGCTCAAATATCAGAGTGTGAGCTCAGTGTGAGCTGCCACACCAAGACGGGGCATCTGAACCAAAACACGACGGCTGTCCTTCCCTCAGATCTCCCTGCTGTTCCATCCCACCCAAGCAGCAACAAATGCACCCCAAAGTTACCGTATGCGTGTTAGCACGAACACGTAGACAGAGACCCGACACACTCCTTGGACTGTCAACGCCAACTTTCTGTAGCATTCATCCACCTGTTGCCCAAAGATGACACACACAGAATATAAATGAACACATtaacattcttcttcttctctttttgccTCTGCCTGCCCGCCATACCTGTGAATCTGATGCTTCCGCTGGAGCAGAGAGGAGCTCCCGGAGGAAGGACGCTGCACGGATCCTTATATTCATTCTGTAACAACGTAAACAGAGGCATCTCAATCAAAAATGTTcccaaaatcctttttttctatgaactagaattgttttgtttttatttcaggaaaCAGAGCTTACATGGAAAAAGTGGCAAAGCTATTATATCACGCCACAGTTTgactacattttttaaataataaatgtgagGGCGGCAGTGATGTCATGTAAAATTATTTGCAGTCGAagggaaaacattaaaaatgccaAATCAGTCAAAGCTGGTAggtcaaaatgttttcacaaatatacaAAAGGTTCGTCCTTAAACATATTTGGTACATCTGTCTTAGTTTAGCTTGGGTATCCCTATTTCTTATACATTAAATTAACTGTATTTTGTCACCATTAATGCCATGGATCGACATCTCAGAAACTCTGGGTAAACATGTCAGATTTCATGGAAATCCCCCAGCTTTTACGCTCACAAAGAAGCTGACAGCACAGTGATGTCAAAATGTACACAGGATTAAGGCTTACATTGTGCTGGTAATACAGAGCCATACTGTTTAATGACATGAGGTGTCTGAGTCTAAGCATGACCCCGGCTCCAGTCTAGACAGCAGAGGCTCTGATCGACCAAAACAAGTCCGTCCACCCCGACACAGAAACCTGAAAAAGTTAGACTTTTCCATAACTTCCTCCACCCCTCAGTAACGTCACGTTTCAGTCCCCACAGATGTTTCTAACTGTCTTTTCTCTGTTATTTATCTAACATAGGCAGGTCTCCCAAAGTTTAGCATTCACAATTCCATCCATTATcgtcaaaacataaaattacaatttaaacgTGCTTTGCTTTCTGCAAATTTAAAACTCGTCCTCTCTGAAATGATGCTGTTGTCTCAGcctagatataaatatatattagaGAACAAAAAAGGGAAGATAGACCTCAAATCTTCACACTCtttctcacattacaaccacaaatttcaactTAGCTTCTTGGGATGTTATGTCTCTAagttttcaaaactgttttccaaatacaaatctaaaataataataataataataataataataataataataaaaataataataaaaagtggTGTCCATTTGTCTTCAGCCTCCTTTATTCAGGACCTTTAGCTGCAATGTTTCTTCTAGTTTGGATCTTCCAGAGACAATTTCTCTTTtacccttcttcttcttcacaaaacccACCAATTTGACTGGAGAGCATCTATGAACACATATGTTCCAAGTATTGTCAGAAAGTCAGATTAGCACTTTGACTATACCATTAAGACATACAAATATGCTCTGAGCGCTACACCGTGGCATTGCAGCTCTAGCTGCAGGTTGAACTTCCATGCTAATCTAAAGTCGAATGCTGGTGCAAACATGTTTACTGCCAGTCTATCCACCTTCTCAACAACTCtcatcatccatccatgcaGAAGAAAAGCGTCCCCTCagtagtttttttccccctgttgtGGTGTGCAATGATTGGTTTTGATCAAACATTATTAAGCACTATACATCTAGGTATAGAAGACATTTGGTCTTCTGGTCTCATATGATCAAAGCATTTTCTTCCACATGCTTGCTGAGTCCCCATCATGGTTTGTGGTAAACTGCTGTAGGCGTAAAAaaggctgaataaaaatgcaatcagcactttttagattattagttgcaaaaaatgtaaaacccaTTTATCAATTCCCCCTCCACTGAAGCGTCATGCACCACTGTGTGTTGGCCTAccccataaaatcccaataaaaacacttttctggATTGCAGTGTGGCAAAACGTGAAAACGTTTAAGCCTTCCGGATAGCTCTGCAAAGTGCAACAGTCCCTCTAAAGTATGTGATTCttgtgctaaaaacaaaaacattcccaCTCTCAGTTATCTGCATATCTGTTTCCCTCAGCTGGACATGTAGACTGCTGTTCCTGCagaacttggaaaaaaatacttagattACCTCAAATCTTATCAAAAACGACTTTCACATTCGCCAGGAAAACGTGCTTAATCATAACCTCACACAAGCTGTTAGAAAGCTGCCATACACACTCTGTGGTCTCCCTCTCCAGCCCCCTCCCACACCAGCCCTCATATGATGACTGTAAATTGTAACCATGTTAGGGATATCCATGAAATCAGCTTGTCTCTGTAATCTGTCTGCTTCAACCTGGAAGTGGCCCCTTGGCGTAATTGTGCAGACCTTGAGAAAAATGGCCTGTACATGAGCTGAGGAGGGTTTAATGCTGATGCCCGTTATCTtctgatccatccatccattgagATTAGACTTAATTCACC is a window of Xiphophorus hellerii strain 12219 chromosome 12, Xiphophorus_hellerii-4.1, whole genome shotgun sequence DNA encoding:
- the aplnra gene encoding apelin receptor A, whose product is MESTTVEYADTYEYYDDNETACDFSEWEPSYSLIPVLYMLIFILGLSGNGVVIFTVWRSKSKRRAADVYIGNLALADLTFVVTLPLWAVYTALGYHWPFGVALCKISSYIVLVNMYASVFCLTCLSFDRYLAIVHSLSSNKLRSRGTMLASLGAIWLLSGILSLPTLLFRTTMQDLNNQTICAMDFSLVTINQGHENLWIAGLSLSSSALGFLLPFLAMTIFYCFIGCTVTRHFNNLRKEDQKKKRLLKIITTLVVVFAICWIPFHVLKSLDALSYLNLAPNSCGVVRFVLLAHPYATCLAYVNSCLNPFLYAFFDLRFRSQCLCLLNLKKAMHGQMSSMSSTLSAQTQKSEIQSLATKV